A genome region from Nocardia sp. NBC_01730 includes the following:
- a CDS encoding LCP family protein: protein MNGDDPQRNARMRRVPPPGRPGVPPARGGAPAAGDPQPPRIEPTQVLRRDGTSGPYPPPLAYSQVPPAPVPPRMPPRKPSQARTHAPTQRPVPHHEGPPHAPTQRPVRYGEGPPHAPPQQPRPYREGPPPPPPPPPRGERPPRAPRPRRKRRPFRWFLVFLLVLVLAAVGAVVQLDGSLNRIPALANYADRVGNTPGTNWLLVGSDGRGGLSPEQEQELATGGEVGPERTDTIMLVHVSESGKTTLVSLPRDSYVSIPGQGKDKLNAAFALGGPALLVQTVEIATGVRVDHYAQIGFGGFASVVDTLGGIDVCVPKPIDDPLAGIDLQAGCQRLNGPQALGFVRSRATALADLDRMNNQRIFMAALLKKATSGATLANPFTLWPLATDTAKSLKVDDGDHIWDLARLGWALKGETVTTAVPVGGFADTDSGNVLLWDKDKASRFFDALAKDQAVPEDLLTR, encoded by the coding sequence ATGAACGGCGACGACCCCCAGCGCAACGCGCGGATGCGCCGGGTGCCGCCGCCCGGCCGGCCCGGTGTGCCGCCGGCGCGGGGCGGCGCGCCGGCGGCGGGTGATCCACAACCACCGCGCATCGAGCCCACCCAGGTGTTGCGCCGCGACGGCACATCGGGTCCGTATCCGCCACCGCTCGCTTATTCGCAGGTCCCGCCGGCGCCGGTGCCGCCGCGAATGCCGCCACGCAAACCCTCGCAGGCACGCACGCATGCGCCGACCCAGCGCCCGGTCCCGCACCACGAAGGCCCACCGCACGCCCCCACGCAGCGCCCGGTCCGGTACGGCGAAGGACCGCCACACGCACCGCCACAGCAGCCTCGGCCGTACCGCGAAGGTCCGCCTCCGCCACCGCCACCGCCGCCACGCGGCGAGCGACCGCCGAGAGCTCCGCGACCTCGCCGCAAGCGCCGCCCCTTCCGCTGGTTCCTGGTGTTCCTGCTGGTGCTGGTGCTCGCGGCGGTCGGAGCCGTCGTCCAGCTGGACGGCTCGCTGAACCGGATCCCCGCCCTGGCGAACTACGCCGACCGAGTCGGCAACACACCCGGAACGAACTGGCTGCTGGTCGGCTCCGACGGACGCGGCGGCCTGAGCCCCGAGCAGGAGCAGGAGCTCGCCACCGGCGGTGAGGTCGGGCCGGAGCGCACCGACACGATCATGCTGGTGCATGTTTCCGAATCAGGTAAGACCACCCTGGTCAGCCTGCCGCGCGACTCCTACGTGAGCATCCCCGGCCAGGGCAAGGACAAGCTCAACGCCGCGTTCGCGCTCGGCGGCCCTGCGCTGCTCGTGCAGACCGTGGAGATCGCCACCGGCGTGCGCGTCGACCATTACGCGCAGATCGGCTTCGGCGGTTTCGCCAGCGTGGTCGACACGCTCGGCGGCATCGACGTGTGCGTCCCGAAGCCCATCGACGACCCGCTCGCGGGCATCGACCTGCAGGCGGGCTGCCAGCGGCTGAACGGACCCCAGGCACTGGGCTTCGTGCGCAGCCGCGCCACCGCCCTCGCCGACCTGGACCGGATGAACAACCAGCGGATCTTCATGGCCGCCCTCCTGAAGAAGGCGACCAGCGGTGCCACCCTGGCCAACCCGTTCACGCTCTGGCCGCTGGCCACCGATACGGCAAAGTCGCTGAAGGTCGACGACGGCGACCACATCTGGGACCTGGCGAGGCTCGGCTGGGCGCTGAAAGGCGAAACGGTCACGACGGCGGTGCCGGTCGGCGGATTCGCCGACACCGATAGCGGCAACGTGCTGCTGTGGGACAAGGACAAGGCGAGCCGGTTCTTCGACGCGCTCGCCAAGGACCAGGCCGTCCCCGAGGATCTGCTGACGAGGTAG
- a CDS encoding CPBP family intramembrane glutamic endopeptidase, with the protein MRAKSGAEWDEAEPTARERLGIKLEILVVLLVTFGLSGLNAALSLVDSALAPGGVRERTVALNPSRSTQSTIDLLFQLLSVLRLAGWAALGLYLLWRGGMGPRLIGLANRIRWRADVLPGMVLAAIIGLPGLALYLVAHTLGFSVTIVPASLGDYWWRLPALILSACANAVAEEVVVVAFLITRLRKLGWSANSALLASALLRGSYHLYQGLGGGLGNVVMGFVFGRYWQRTNRLWPLVLAHATIDTIAYLGYTVLRGHVSWLP; encoded by the coding sequence ATGCGTGCGAAGTCCGGTGCCGAGTGGGACGAGGCCGAGCCGACGGCTCGGGAGCGGCTCGGGATCAAACTCGAGATCCTCGTGGTGTTGCTCGTCACATTCGGCCTGAGTGGGCTGAATGCGGCCCTCTCACTGGTGGACAGTGCGCTCGCACCAGGCGGCGTCCGCGAACGGACCGTCGCGCTGAATCCGTCGCGATCCACCCAATCCACGATCGATCTGCTCTTCCAGCTGCTCAGTGTGCTGCGCCTGGCCGGGTGGGCGGCGCTCGGCCTGTATCTGCTGTGGCGTGGCGGCATGGGACCGCGGCTGATCGGCCTGGCGAACCGGATCCGGTGGCGCGCGGACGTGCTGCCCGGCATGGTGCTCGCCGCGATCATCGGGTTGCCAGGGCTCGCGCTCTATCTCGTCGCGCACACCTTGGGCTTCAGCGTGACGATCGTGCCTGCCTCGCTCGGCGACTACTGGTGGCGTTTGCCCGCGCTGATCCTGTCGGCCTGCGCAAACGCGGTGGCCGAGGAGGTCGTCGTGGTGGCGTTTCTGATCACCCGGCTGCGCAAGCTCGGCTGGTCGGCGAACTCCGCGTTGCTGGCCTCAGCCCTGCTGCGTGGCAGCTACCACCTGTACCAGGGTCTGGGCGGCGGGCTCGGGAACGTGGTGATGGGATTCGTCTTCGGGCGCTACTGGCAGCGCACGAACCGGCTGTGGCCGCTGGTGCTGGCGCATGCGACCATCGACACGATCGCCTACCTCGGCTATACCGTTCTGCGCGGCCATGTTTCGTGGCTTCCGTGA
- a CDS encoding DUF2470 domain-containing protein, which yields MPRPTPTVAPSTAERVRSACAHAEQAVLAMPGIDTTPTSVHHVRQCGDTVIAVPTTSVAAFLASNSGDSGAPAVLELTDHAPLPLREPVRALVWLRGWIRAVPARAQRALAGEVAKENPHPGLLDIGHGATLLRLVIGSAVVADSTGAESVSSDELRLAQPDPFCAMESAWLQHMDADHADVLAQLARHLPPSLQRGIVHPLAIDRYGLTLRVEGLDGDHDFRLPFSAPADDIEALSRAVRTLAGCPFLNGLRRI from the coding sequence ATGCCGCGTCCGACCCCGACCGTCGCACCTTCCACCGCCGAACGGGTACGCAGCGCATGCGCGCATGCCGAGCAGGCGGTGTTGGCCATGCCGGGCATCGACACGACGCCGACCTCGGTGCACCACGTGCGTCAGTGCGGTGACACGGTGATCGCGGTGCCGACCACCTCGGTCGCGGCGTTTCTGGCGAGCAATTCGGGCGACAGCGGAGCGCCCGCGGTGCTCGAGCTGACCGACCACGCACCGCTGCCGCTACGCGAACCGGTGCGCGCACTGGTCTGGTTGCGCGGCTGGATACGCGCGGTACCCGCCCGGGCGCAACGCGCCTTGGCCGGCGAAGTGGCCAAGGAGAACCCGCATCCCGGCCTGCTCGACATCGGCCACGGCGCGACCCTGCTGCGGCTGGTAATCGGCTCCGCGGTGGTGGCCGACTCGACCGGTGCGGAATCGGTGAGCAGCGACGAGCTACGGCTGGCCCAACCGGATCCGTTCTGCGCCATGGAATCCGCCTGGCTGCAGCATATGGACGCCGACCACGCCGACGTCCTCGCCCAGCTGGCCCGGCACCTGCCGCCCAGCCTTCAGCGCGGCATCGTGCACCCGCTGGCCATCGACCGCTACGGCCTCACCCTGCGCGTCGAAGGACTCGACGGCGACCACGACTTCCGCCTGCCGTTCAGCGCACCGGCCGACGATATCGAGGCGCTCAGCCGTGCCGTGCGGACCCTGGCCGGCTGCCCGTTCCTCAACGGCCTTCGCCGCATCTGA
- the pheA gene encoding prephenate dehydratase, producing the protein MPRIAYFGPSGTFTEMALAELESSGAFYGPVERVAAPSQGAALDLIRSGDVEGAVVPIESSVEGSISATLDSLAIGPRLQIIAETELEVSFTILGKPGTTKQDVRTLAAYPVAAAQVRLWVSRHLPHARLYTSASNAAAAEDVVAGNADAAVSTALAGERLGLVALASGVADHEQAITRFVLCTRPRVAPPATGTDRTSIVLELPNESGSLMRAFAEFATRGIDLTRIESRPTRTGMGTYRFYLDCVGHIDDTAVAEALKALHRTARIRFLGSWAATSATGTPPPSDETAAEWLVQLRKGVADL; encoded by the coding sequence GTGCCGCGAATCGCGTACTTCGGGCCGTCCGGAACCTTCACCGAGATGGCCCTCGCCGAACTCGAATCCTCGGGGGCCTTCTACGGGCCCGTCGAGCGGGTCGCCGCGCCCAGCCAAGGCGCCGCGCTGGACCTGATCCGCTCCGGCGACGTCGAGGGGGCGGTGGTGCCTATCGAGAGCTCGGTCGAGGGCTCGATCTCGGCGACGCTCGACTCCCTGGCGATCGGCCCGCGCCTGCAGATCATCGCCGAAACCGAGCTCGAGGTGAGTTTCACGATCCTCGGCAAGCCGGGGACGACCAAGCAGGACGTGCGCACGCTCGCCGCGTATCCCGTTGCCGCCGCCCAGGTGCGGTTGTGGGTTTCACGGCACCTGCCGCACGCCCGGTTGTACACGTCGGCGTCCAATGCCGCAGCCGCGGAAGACGTAGTGGCGGGCAATGCGGATGCCGCCGTCTCGACGGCGTTGGCGGGGGAACGGCTCGGGCTGGTCGCGCTGGCCTCCGGTGTCGCCGACCACGAGCAGGCGATCACACGTTTCGTGCTGTGCACCCGACCCAGGGTGGCGCCGCCCGCCACCGGAACGGACCGCACCTCGATCGTGCTCGAGCTGCCGAACGAGTCCGGTTCGCTGATGCGCGCGTTCGCCGAGTTCGCCACGCGCGGTATCGATCTGACCAGGATCGAGTCCCGTCCGACCCGAACCGGCATGGGCACGTACCGTTTCTATCTCGACTGCGTCGGGCATATCGACGACACGGCGGTGGCCGAGGCGCTGAAGGCGTTGCACCGCACCGCACGGATCCGCTTTCTCGGATCCTGGGCGGCGACCTCGGCGACCGGCACGCCGCCGCCATCGGACGAAACGGCGGCGGAGTGGTTGGTTCAGCTGAGAAAGGGGGTGGCGGACCTGTGA
- a CDS encoding histidine phosphatase family protein, producing MSGRLILVRHGETEGNVAKLLDTRVPGFPLTERGAAQAKTFGEGLLDPPKVLLSSAALRARQTANYIEAATGVTATVLDGLHEVQAGDLEGQHSEEAHRTFQRIYRAWHDGDLTRRVPGGESGQDVLDRFLPAIVQLRETYLTPESGDGDVLLVSHGAAMRLVGRALTGVQPPFTTNNHLDNTETIELVSMPDGGWECTRWGRFTPPFGDDVAPTSDDPMG from the coding sequence GTGAGTGGAAGGTTGATCCTGGTCCGGCACGGAGAGACCGAAGGGAACGTCGCCAAGCTGCTCGACACCAGGGTGCCGGGCTTCCCGCTCACCGAACGCGGTGCCGCACAGGCGAAGACGTTCGGCGAGGGGCTGCTCGATCCGCCGAAAGTTCTGCTCAGCTCGGCGGCGCTGCGTGCACGGCAGACGGCGAACTACATCGAGGCGGCCACCGGTGTGACCGCCACCGTGCTCGATGGTCTGCACGAGGTGCAGGCCGGTGACCTGGAAGGACAGCACAGCGAAGAGGCGCACCGGACCTTTCAGCGGATCTACCGTGCCTGGCACGACGGTGATCTCACCCGGCGAGTGCCAGGAGGGGAATCCGGCCAGGATGTCCTGGACCGCTTTCTGCCCGCGATCGTGCAGTTGCGGGAGACCTATCTGACGCCCGAATCGGGCGATGGTGATGTGCTGCTGGTCAGCCACGGCGCCGCCATGCGACTCGTCGGCCGCGCGCTCACCGGTGTGCAACCACCGTTCACGACGAACAACCACCTGGACAACACCGAAACCATCGAGCTGGTCTCGATGCCAGACGGTGGGTGGGAGTGCACACGCTGGGGGCGGTTCACCCCACCGTTCGGTGACGACGTCGCGCCGACTTCCGACGACCCGATGGGTTAG
- a CDS encoding MASE1 domain-containing protein, producing MGRSRRYADAALRIIFTASAYFLAAQIGLRLALVGNQVTPLWPPTGVGLACLLLLGLRIWPGIALGAFAVNILLGPTALAVLIIAAGNTLAPIAAYLLLERVGFRRNFDRVTDALALVFLGAMVGMLISATVGSLTRVVVGATPAREFWAAWSVWWTGDAMGVLIVAPLILVAWSWRIPTRVNPLRVLEAVTVILGTFVVVLVATLQSANLLFMIFPFLIWAALRFHLSGALPCALVGSVVVIFAASRNFSTFIGLDLTARMITLQAFNGSVALTALLLATITAQRDRATAALDDACAQLAQAAIILNQGRPLEGLIDILHQVKSPIQ from the coding sequence GTGGGCCGTTCCCGCAGATATGCCGATGCGGCACTGCGGATCATTTTCACCGCCAGCGCTTACTTCCTGGCTGCTCAGATCGGGCTGCGACTGGCGCTGGTGGGCAACCAGGTCACCCCACTCTGGCCCCCGACCGGGGTCGGCCTCGCGTGCCTGCTGCTGTTGGGATTGCGGATCTGGCCGGGCATTGCCCTCGGCGCGTTCGCGGTGAACATCCTGCTCGGACCGACGGCGCTCGCGGTACTGATAATCGCCGCCGGGAACACACTGGCACCGATCGCCGCGTATCTGCTGCTCGAGCGGGTGGGATTCCGTCGGAATTTCGACAGGGTCACCGACGCGCTGGCGCTGGTCTTCCTCGGTGCCATGGTGGGAATGCTGATCAGCGCCACCGTAGGCAGCCTGACCCGCGTCGTCGTCGGCGCCACCCCCGCACGCGAGTTCTGGGCGGCCTGGTCGGTGTGGTGGACCGGTGACGCGATGGGTGTGCTCATCGTCGCCCCGCTGATCCTCGTCGCCTGGTCCTGGCGAATACCCACGCGGGTCAACCCGTTGCGGGTACTCGAGGCCGTGACAGTGATTCTCGGCACGTTCGTCGTCGTTCTGGTGGCCACGCTCCAGTCGGCAAACCTGCTGTTCATGATCTTCCCGTTCCTGATCTGGGCGGCACTGCGCTTTCATCTGTCCGGCGCGCTGCCGTGCGCCTTGGTCGGGTCGGTCGTCGTCATCTTCGCCGCTTCTCGGAACTTCTCCACATTCATCGGCCTCGACCTCACGGCCAGGATGATCACGCTGCAGGCATTCAACGGGTCCGTCGCTCTCACCGCCCTGCTGCTCGCGACGATCACGGCGCAGCGCGACCGCGCCACGGCAGCTCTTGACGATGCCTGTGCGCAACTCGCCCAGGCGGCAATCATCCTGAATCAGGGCCGCCCGCTGGAGGGCCTCATCGACATCCTGCACCAGGTCAAGTCGCCCATCCAGTGA
- a CDS encoding ESX secretion-associated protein EspG: MTVLGAGHGPSTLEAVVLSLDEMQFLLEKLEIEVPVVLNARGRYDNVTHHKAAMDVAAESLIQRELLIDDVVHLDLEDRLRALNRPHWIIALRLVVDGYVSRFCLAKSDDLSVVTLRGQDSYVIDEAGTDLPGTVLAALGYAEPLELYGMNAPTDQLATIFAATGDAAATAERLTKVGNPAHDARTLAAALVEIHSYAEVVGVMYGDGTRDAADNHIAVFNTRAGRFIATASKSDDGVKWTSLSSGTTARLRAAVQDLISSLPEREDFPRNPKLS; this comes from the coding sequence GTGACCGTACTCGGTGCGGGCCACGGCCCATCGACGCTCGAGGCGGTCGTCCTGTCGCTCGACGAGATGCAGTTTCTCCTGGAGAAGCTGGAGATCGAGGTCCCGGTCGTGTTGAACGCGAGGGGACGCTACGACAACGTGACCCACCACAAGGCGGCGATGGACGTGGCCGCCGAGTCCCTCATCCAGCGGGAGCTACTCATCGATGATGTGGTGCACCTCGATCTGGAGGACCGGCTGCGCGCGCTGAACCGGCCGCACTGGATCATCGCGCTGCGGTTGGTTGTCGATGGGTACGTGAGCCGCTTCTGTCTGGCGAAGAGCGACGACCTCTCGGTCGTCACTCTTCGCGGGCAGGACTCCTACGTCATCGACGAGGCAGGGACCGATCTGCCTGGCACGGTGCTTGCGGCACTCGGCTACGCCGAACCGCTGGAGCTCTACGGTATGAACGCTCCGACCGACCAGCTCGCCACGATCTTCGCAGCCACCGGTGACGCCGCGGCCACCGCCGAACGGCTGACGAAAGTCGGCAACCCTGCACACGATGCGAGGACCCTGGCCGCCGCCCTGGTCGAGATCCACTCGTATGCCGAGGTCGTCGGCGTGATGTACGGCGACGGCACCCGGGACGCGGCCGACAACCACATCGCCGTATTCAACACGCGCGCAGGACGATTCATCGCGACCGCGAGCAAGTCCGACGACGGCGTCAAGTGGACGTCACTCAGCAGTGGAACCACCGCACGACTGCGCGCGGCAGTGCAGGATCTGATCAGCTCGCTGCCGGAACGCGAAGACTTCCCGAGGAACCCGAAGCTTTCCTGA
- a CDS encoding PPE family protein: MVAGVTGVIWAARPSEINSATLHAGAHAIPISAAATAWGGLTAAWVDATTTVARVMAELGVGMQGINGIAVLGKLTGFLGWSEQQGVQAAAMGAKAAGNVIAYTVAALAMPSPPEIAAVNTALAASANPPGVLTGAFEAAEVTRNLMDIRAALVMETYEAATSAMLATPAEFLMPPPIASGAGTANPGQAADAAFEVPADPIQTAIAATQAFLSNPGVASAATQAAQAVGSIATTGVSTVGNVAGSAIAAATNTAPAMSGIAPMAMGAGVAAAGSAATTRAVSFSGTGSPAGMNNGSLKLPEGWGTNGTVGGSPAQETVAVNRVDAAPVRSANTGNGNPLLGNQARSAEDDGAEHNGRDYLRSTEHFNDGRFAADGVIGGGDFSGTAR; the protein is encoded by the coding sequence ATGGTTGCAGGAGTCACCGGGGTGATCTGGGCCGCCCGGCCGTCGGAGATCAATTCGGCCACCCTTCACGCGGGCGCGCACGCGATTCCGATCTCGGCGGCCGCCACCGCCTGGGGTGGGCTCACCGCCGCCTGGGTCGACGCGACAACGACCGTCGCCAGGGTAATGGCCGAACTCGGCGTCGGTATGCAGGGCATCAACGGTATCGCCGTGCTGGGCAAGCTCACGGGTTTCCTCGGCTGGTCCGAACAGCAGGGCGTCCAAGCCGCCGCGATGGGCGCGAAAGCAGCGGGGAATGTCATCGCGTACACCGTCGCCGCGCTGGCGATGCCGAGCCCGCCGGAGATCGCGGCCGTCAACACCGCACTGGCCGCTTCCGCGAACCCGCCGGGGGTGTTGACCGGCGCCTTCGAGGCCGCGGAGGTCACAAGGAACCTCATGGACATCCGTGCCGCGCTGGTCATGGAGACCTATGAGGCCGCGACAAGCGCCATGCTCGCGACCCCCGCCGAGTTCCTGATGCCGCCGCCGATCGCCAGCGGCGCCGGAACGGCCAACCCGGGGCAGGCGGCAGACGCGGCGTTTGAGGTACCGGCCGATCCGATCCAGACGGCCATTGCCGCCACGCAGGCGTTCTTGAGCAACCCCGGCGTGGCGAGCGCTGCCACACAGGCCGCCCAGGCTGTCGGTTCGATCGCCACCACCGGTGTTTCGACCGTTGGCAATGTCGCGGGCAGTGCGATAGCGGCGGCCACCAACACCGCACCCGCCATGTCCGGCATCGCTCCGATGGCCATGGGCGCCGGTGTGGCTGCCGCCGGTAGCGCCGCCACGACCCGCGCCGTGTCGTTCTCCGGCACCGGGTCCCCGGCAGGCATGAACAACGGCTCCCTCAAGCTCCCAGAAGGCTGGGGCACGAACGGTACGGTCGGCGGCTCCCCAGCGCAGGAGACCGTCGCGGTCAACCGGGTCGACGCGGCGCCGGTCCGGTCGGCGAATACAGGCAACGGCAACCCCCTGCTGGGGAACCAGGCCCGCAGTGCCGAGGACGATGGGGCCGAGCACAACGGCCGGGACTACCTGCGGTCGACCGAGCACTTCAACGACGGTCGGTTTGCCGCCGATGGAGTCATCGGCGGCGGTGACTTCAGCGGGACGGCTAGGTGA
- a CDS encoding PE domain-containing protein — protein MVGHVLIAPEAILAAAAELDLVAERLAAAAAITAPATHVLPSGAEEVSFLGAGHFNQGAMSHDRAVAQAILECHHAAATLRMQLAQHIAGDVVRATGINAIQV, from the coding sequence ATGGTCGGACATGTACTGATCGCACCCGAAGCCATTCTCGCCGCCGCGGCCGAGCTCGACCTCGTTGCCGAGCGGCTGGCCGCCGCAGCAGCGATAACCGCGCCCGCGACGCACGTGTTGCCCTCCGGCGCGGAGGAAGTCTCGTTCCTCGGCGCAGGCCATTTCAACCAAGGGGCGATGTCCCACGATCGTGCTGTCGCGCAGGCCATTCTGGAATGCCACCACGCCGCGGCAACGCTGCGCATGCAGTTGGCCCAGCACATCGCGGGTGATGTGGTGCGCGCCACGGGCATCAACGCCATCCAGGTGTAG
- a CDS encoding metallopeptidase family protein gives MSVSMSADRFEELVGDALDLIPPELTRAIDNVVVLIEPRDPEDPHLLGLYHGIALTERDSHYGGALPDTVTIYRAAILDICADESEVVRQVAITVIHEIAHYFGIDEDRLHELGWG, from the coding sequence ATGTCCGTCTCGATGTCCGCGGACCGGTTCGAGGAATTGGTCGGTGACGCGCTCGATCTCATCCCGCCCGAGCTGACCCGCGCGATCGACAACGTGGTCGTGCTGATCGAACCGCGCGATCCGGAGGATCCACATCTGCTCGGGCTCTATCACGGCATCGCGCTCACCGAACGCGACAGCCATTACGGCGGAGCGCTTCCGGACACCGTGACGATCTACCGCGCCGCCATTCTCGACATCTGCGCCGATGAATCGGAGGTGGTGCGACAGGTGGCGATCACTGTGATCCATGAAATCGCACACTATTTCGGGATTGACGAAGACCGTCTGCATGAGCTGGGATGGGGCTAG
- a CDS encoding septum formation family protein, translated as MSPAQVPPQKLRRGVSTRADEVRRLFDSAKAAVSDGNLHLSAPTLRWGLLAVAVGAVLAAMVTLFVTGFDNGKGLAAHNPGSPAQTVLDKEFGTAATGDCLSWTRNDRSDLVKVNCSSKHMFEVAADIDISRYPGKEFGPGSRFPDSLRLTELKEEHCVPAVQEYMSGHFDPRGKYIVGLMYPSPDGWQHGDRTLRCGLQVAASTGTPPSVGRAAEHDQSKVYEQGMCLGINQNLPTDPVDCAQPHAVEIVSTVDLGTRFNGGPPPKEEQDKFVEEECARTSTDYLGGPDVIRNKTLTLFFDYIDARSWMAGSRKLDCMLGKGADREGFAPITGSARGDILINGQAPVPPPNNGRSTPAPLPGAAPLPPQSQPR; from the coding sequence ATGTCACCCGCACAAGTGCCCCCGCAGAAGCTCAGGCGTGGCGTGTCGACGCGCGCCGACGAGGTTCGCCGGTTGTTCGATTCCGCGAAGGCCGCGGTGTCCGACGGCAACCTGCACCTGTCCGCGCCGACCCTGCGCTGGGGTCTGCTCGCGGTGGCTGTCGGCGCGGTTCTGGCTGCCATGGTGACGCTGTTCGTGACCGGCTTCGACAACGGGAAGGGCCTTGCGGCGCACAACCCGGGCTCGCCGGCGCAGACCGTGCTGGACAAAGAGTTCGGCACCGCCGCGACGGGCGACTGCCTGAGCTGGACCAGGAACGACCGGTCCGACCTGGTCAAGGTGAACTGCTCGAGCAAGCACATGTTCGAGGTCGCGGCCGATATCGACATAAGCAGGTATCCGGGCAAGGAGTTCGGCCCCGGCTCGCGGTTCCCGGACTCACTGCGGCTCACCGAACTGAAGGAAGAACACTGCGTTCCGGCCGTGCAGGAGTACATGTCCGGGCACTTCGATCCGCGAGGCAAGTACATCGTCGGCCTGATGTATCCCAGCCCGGACGGCTGGCAACACGGTGACCGCACGCTGCGCTGCGGACTGCAGGTAGCGGCCAGCACGGGCACGCCACCCTCGGTCGGCCGCGCCGCCGAGCACGACCAGTCCAAGGTGTACGAGCAGGGCATGTGCCTCGGCATCAACCAAAACCTGCCGACCGATCCGGTGGATTGCGCACAGCCACACGCCGTGGAGATCGTCTCCACCGTCGACCTGGGCACGCGCTTCAACGGCGGACCGCCGCCGAAGGAGGAGCAGGACAAGTTCGTCGAGGAGGAGTGCGCGCGGACTTCGACCGACTATCTCGGCGGCCCGGACGTGATCCGCAACAAGACGCTGACTCTGTTCTTCGACTACATCGACGCCCGCAGCTGGATGGCGGGCAGTCGCAAGCTGGATTGCATGCTAGGCAAGGGTGCCGATCGGGAAGGCTTCGCGCCGATCACCGGTTCGGCCAGGGGAGACATCCTGATCAACGGCCAGGCACCGGTGCCGCCGCCGAACAACGGGCGCTCGACCCCCGCACCGCTGCCCGGCGCGGCTCCGCTGCCGCCGCAGTCCCAGCCGAGGTAG